Genomic window (Ancylothrix sp. D3o):
TTGCTGCAACACAAAGAATATCCGGGTTCCAACAACGGCACCGGCCTATTCCAAGTGCTCACCGGCCTGAAAATGCGAGCAACCTACGAGCGTTTGACCGCCAAAGAAGCTAAAATCGCTGCCAAAGTTTAATCTCTGGCGCAGCATCGTAGGAGCGGGTTCTCCTAGAACCGTGCAACCAGCAAAAAGGCCGGTGAATCCGCCCCTACATCCCCCGCGAGAGCAAGGCCGCTTCTCGCGTTTTTATTTGCTTTTTTCTGAAAATTTTGCACTCATACCAAATCCAATTTAACGTTCCGCTTTAGTGGGGCAGGCATCCTGCCTGCCTAAAGGCTGCGGTTGAAAAAACCCCCATCCAGAAAAAGACCCCATCGCCATTGGATCTGGTATCAAACCGCAAAACAACAAAAAAACCCCCACTAAATCGGATCTGGCATAAATTCTTCCCAAAGGCAGAAAATCTAAAGAAACTCCCACAATCCAACCAATCCAGCAAATAAATCGCCTACCCTCTAAATAGCAACGCTTCATCTTCACTTCAAGCGCGTTTAGAGCATTATGGCAATTTCTATAAAAACACCCTTCAAAACCGAACCGGCAAAACAACCAAACCTTAACCAAACAGAAATTATCACCCTCGACGTCAGCGGAATGCGCTGCGCCGGCTGCGTCAAAGCCGTAGAACGCCAACTCACACAACAAACAGGCGTCCTTTCGGCCAACGTCAACCTAGCCATGCAAATTGCCCGTGTTGAAGTCCACACCGGCACCATTGACCCCACAAACTTAGCCGCAACCCTAACCCAAAACGGTTTTCAAAGCTACCCCCGCCTCTCCAACTCCCACACCAGCCAAACCGAAACCAAAAACCGCACCCGCAAAGAAATACAAAAACAAATTTATCAACTCATAACCGCCGGTTTCCTAATCCTTCTTTCTGGAATCAGCCATTTACAATCAATTGGTCTGAACATTCCTTTTTTCCACAACATCTGGTTTCACTGGGGACTAGCCACCCTCACCCTTTTAGGCCCAGGACGTTCTATCTGGCTGGATGGAGCCAAAGCTATTTGGCGCAAAGCACCCAACATGAATACACTAGTCGGTTTAGGGGCCACCGGCTCCTATCTGGCAAGCTGCATTGCCCTTTTATTTCCCTCATTAGGATGGGAATGCTTTTTTGACGAGCCGGTGATGCTTTTAGGTTTTATCCTCCTCGGACGAACCCTAGAAGCCACAGCCCGAAGACGCGCCAATTCTGCCATTGAATCACTCTTAAATTTACAACCACCCACCGCCAGACTAATTACCAATCCCAGCCAAACAAGCACTCAAGAAACCCTAGAAATTCCCATTGATCGTATTCGCGTTGGGGAATGGGTACAAGTCCTCAGCGGCGAAAAAATTCCCGTTGATGGCCAAGTCGTAGCCGGCACCTCCACCGTCAATGAATCAATGCTCACCGGCGAATCACTCCCCATCCTCAAACAACCAGGAAGTACCGTAACCGCCGGCACCCTCAACCAAGGATCTCCCCTTACCATTGTTGCCACACACACCGGCACCGATACAGTCCTTGCCCAAATCATTCAGCTAGTCGAAGAAGCCCAAACCCGAAAAGCCCCCGTCCAAAAACTTGCCGATACCGTCGCCGGCTATTTTACTTACGCCGTCATGGCCACCGCTTCCCTCACCTTTCTATTTTGGGAGTTGGCCGGTACAAAAATTTGGCCCCAAGTTCTCCATCATGCCACTCAAATTAACGCTTCCCACACACACCCCACCCTTGACAATTCCCCACTTTTATTAAGTTTAAAACTAGCCATCGCCGTATTAGTCATCGCTTGTCCCTGTGCTTTAGGACTAGCCACCCCAACCGCTATACTTGTTGGCACCGGCACCGGTGCAGAACGCGGTCTTTTGATACGCGGTGGCGATGTTTTAGAAAAAATCCATCAAGTCGATACCGTAATTTTTGACAAAACCGGCACTCTCACCACCGGTCAATTTACCGTCACCGATATCTGGCCGGTTCACCCCCATTTAGATGATTTAATTCCCAGCCCAGAATTTATCGAAAACTTAAAAAACCTTCCTACCGCCAATCTCTCATTTCTCCCCACACCCGAAAACTTAAAACTCCTTCAACTCGCAGCCACAGTCGAAAGTGGGGCCAACCACCCCTTAGCTCAAGCAATTTTAGACACCGCCCGCAATTTGCAAATACCTTTATTAAACGCTGTCGATTTTTCCGAACAGGCCGGTTTTGGCGTAGCCGCATTTGTCGAGCAAAAACCAGTCATTTTAGGAACAGCCGCTTGGTTAACTAAACACGGCGTTTCAATTTCCAGCCAAACCGAAAAAAATGCCGAAAATTTAGCCAAACAAGGCAAAACCGTCGTTTATTTAGCCGTTGGTTCTGAATGCACCGGCCTGATTGCCTGTAGCGATCAACTCAGAAGCGATGCCAAAACCACAGTAGACTCCTTAAAGCAAATGGGACTAGCCGTGATGTTGCTCAGCGGCGACCGTTTAGAAGTAGCTTTGCAACTGGCTTTACAGTTAGGGCTAACACCGGCAGAAGTCAAAGCAGGTATTCGTCCTGATGGTAAAGCCGCCGTAATTGAAAACTTACAAACCCAAGGCCGGCGGGTGGTAATGGTTGGAGATGGCATTAATGATGCACCGGCCTTAGCAGCAGCCCACGTTGGGATCGCTTTACATTCAGGCACAGGCGTTGCGGTAGACACCGCTGGGATCGTTCTGGTGCGAGATTGTTTAATGGATGTAGTGCAATCAATTCAACTGAGCCGGCGTACTTTGATCAAAATTCGGCAAAACTTATTCTGGGCCTTGATTTATAACATTTTGGCGATTCCTGTGGCTGCCGGTGTGCTTTTGCCGATGTTTGGTTTTTCCCTGAGTCCATCGGTTGCCGGTGCTTTGATGGCCTTTAGTTCCGTCAGTGTGGTTAGCAATTCTCTGTTTTTGCGCTCAAATTGAACTAGCATCTCAGCCACAACCGTTTTCTGAACTTTAAAATCTAAAATCTAAAATCCCCAACAATGCCCCCTGTGTTTCTGTTGCTTGATGGTTAAGGCATACAAGCTACAAATAAATGGGGGGCTTTTGAGGGAGCGAAGAAATTTACAAAGATTAACTAACGGTACTTTCGACCAAATGCCATTGACGGTTATGTTCGATAGCGTACTGGATCAGGTTAAACATTTGCCGGCAGTGATTGTCAGCGTGCAAAGGCAATTCTTCGTTTTTTAAGAGAAAATTCATCTTTATGGCTTCATTGTCATCCACTGGCCGGTCAATGATCACTTCCACCGTCACCAGCTTGGAAAAAGTCACTTGGCCGGGGGTTTCACGCGCCATCAGGTAGTCGCCAGTGTCGTATATAATCCCACAATGGCAGGATTCAAGAATATCGATGACTAATTGCCTCAAGCGATCAATCGGAACCGCAACCACAAACAAACCAGTGTAGCGAGCCATAGGCAAATCCCCCAGACACAATATAAAAATCTACCCGATCATAGCGAACACAGACCGCCCTACCAAGGGTTTTATGCCTGACTTATGCCGGAGCTCGTTTCAAAAACTAAGTTATTTTTGATAATATGCTAATATCTTGATCTAATAGCGAAGGCCGGCAAAAAGCTTATCTTTAATTTACCTGCCTGCACGGAGCAGCAACTCTAGGGCAGTTTACCTCCCAGCTACCTTCTGTCCTCCAACCTTAGCTATCTCCCCCATTGCCTACGAGAGCGCTATGCTTGTTGTAGTTTGGGATAAGTTACCTGGCAGTCAATTAGATGCAGATTTGCTTTTTCTGCTCTAGTCTAATTAGCAGGTTTTGGAACCCACCCCCTCTATAACGGGGATTTGAGGTTTCCGCTTATTTTGGCGGCACTCAATTTTTTCTTGGCTGAGAGGGTGAGGCGCAAAAGTTATGGTATTTCGGTTATTGTGCGGGTATCCCAACCAAAAACCACTTGCCAAAAGTACAGCTTTTGCGATAAAAGAATAGAAGGTAGCTTCCAGACCACCGGATCATCTACGCTATTGTCAAAAAGTGGAACTGAGAAGCATCGTCTGCAAAGTATTTGCAAAATTTAATCATGGTTAAAGCTTTTATGAGCCAGCAGGTTGTTCACCCGATGGAGAAGTTTCAGCGTCAGGTGCGCTCTCTCGTTGAAAAAAAGATTCTGAAGCCAACGGATAGTCTTTGGAAAATTTCTCTACTCTATGGGGATGAATGGCCCTATTGGAAAAACGAATTGCAAGAATTTGACTTCTCTATGCAAGATCCCGTTAGTATGTTGCTGGCGGTTGAAACTTGGGAAGATGAAGAGTAAAGCTTGCCCAGAGCCTTTGCACAGCTTAAGCCTTTACAAACACGCCGCTAAAGCTTTAGAAAGTTCGCGGGCTGTTTGGTAGCGATTGCTAGGTTTAGGTTCTGTTACGCGGTCAATAACGCTTCGCAGTTGTGGTGTAATCGTGGGGACTTTCTCCACATTAAACCGATATTCTTGTTCTCGCCGTCCGTAATACTGGTGAGGACTTTGGCCGGTTAGTAAAAAAATTAGTGTCGGGCCAATTGCGTATAAATCAGACTGCGTAAGGGGTTGACCTCTGTTTTGTTCTGGGGCGCTGTAATCAGGAGCGCCGATGCGCGTCCCTAAAGGAGTGCCAATTTCTTTGACTGCACCAAAATCAAGAACCACAACGCGATTATCGATGTGGCGCACCATTAAATTTGCCGGTTTGATATCGCGGTGAATAATGGGGGGAATTTGACTATGGATGTAGTCTAATACCTCACAGGTTTGAATCATCCATTCAATGGCAATTGCCGGCAAAACCGGCCCGCGTTCATAAATTTTTCTTTCTAAATCCTGACCATGAATTAATTCCATAGCCAGGTATTTTTTATTTTCTTCCACGAAAAAGTCAAAAAACTTAGGGATTCCGGCGTGGTTAAGCCCTTGCAAAATCCGAGCCTCGCGTTCAAAAAGTTCGCGGGCTTTGGCAATTTTTGCCATATCGGCATTCATTTCTTTAACCACCAACAACTGCGGCGGCTTGCCTTTAGTGGTGGGGCGCTCACAGGCTAAATAGGTAGTGCCCATCCCGCCTTTTCCCAAAGTTCGTAAAATCAAATATTGGTGAATGGTGCGCTCTACTTTCACCGGCGCTCCACAATGAATGCAAAATAAATTACCAGGGGGGTTGCCGCTATGAGTGCAACCAGGGCTGCTAATTTCCAAGCGCAAAATCGGCCCGCCCTTGGCCAATTCAATCAAAATCCCATCTGAAACAACGCTTTGAGAAACCCGGTTGCCATTAATAAAAGTACCGTTCGTACCATGATTAACCAGCAACCATTTGTCATCCTCCGTTAGGCGTAATTCCGCATGAAAACGAGAAACCAGCAAATCATCAATCACCACTTGATTATCTGGTGACCGGCCAATACGAATCACTGGCTCGTTATCAAAATGCCACTGCTGGATAACTTTTTGTGTTGGCCGGTCTAAAAGAGTTAGAGTACGCACGCGCCCGATTTCAATCCAAAGGTACTAATTTGTTATCGTCTCCAAAACCAGACAAACAAACCTTAAGCTTTCCCTGGCTGAACTCGCGCCCGAATTAAAATAGCCGTGATATTATCGTGGCCGTTATATTGGTTAGCGAGATCAATAAGCTGCCGGACACCAGTTTCCAGACTGGTATCTGGGCTGAGATAAGGTTGCAAGTGTGTTTGCCAGTGCTGTTCTAATAAATCATTATCCGTGAGTCCATCAGAAGCAAGAAGCAACAGAGTATCTTCTTGCAATTCAAAAAACTGGACATCAGGATGGACAAAATCTTCTCCGCGTGGCCCTAAAGCTTGGGTAAGTTGGTAAGCATCAGGACGAGAGTAAGCCGTCTGGGCGTCAACACCTCGTTTAATTTCCCGCTGTCCGACTTCGTGATCTACCGTCAATTGTTTGAGGCCGTGCCGACGGGTTAGGCTATAAAGCCGACTATCTCCAACGTGAGCCACCGCTAACTGAGAATCTTGCACCAAAGCTAACACAAGGGTAGTTCCCATCCGCCCGCTGCCAGAACTCATTTCTTTCTGGTTAATTTCATAGATAGCCTGGTTTGCCTGTTTGACACCGAGACTGATTTCCGCTTCGCTGGGGAATTGATCGCCGCACTGGCCTTGAAAATAGCCTCTGAGAGTCTCCGTTGCCATTGCGCTTGCGACTTCACCCCCGGCGTGTCCCCCCATACCGTCGCACAAAATATAAAGACAGCGAGCGTGAATATTGCGTTTTTGAGGAGTTTGCAACGTATTTATAAGTGTTTCGATGCCAAAAAAATCCTCGTTATGGTCGCGCTGCTTTCCTATATCTGTAGCTCCAGCACTTTCTATAGATACCACTTGCAATGGTAGTATAATAGTAGGCATATCGTCGTCGAGATCATCGTCAGGGTCAATTGCCAGAGGGGCTGTATGTTCGAGTTCATCTGAGATAGCATCAAGCCCTTCTCGCAATGTATCAATGTCTTGCACTTTGCCTTCGGTCATGTCGGCAAGCAATGCTGTTACAGAGCCCAATTGTGTACGCTGGGACTGCTGAAAGAACCATTCCCACAACCCGCCTAATTCTTGTAGGGTTAAAACAGTATGGGGTTTTTCGGGATACAGACGTTGCAGACAAAGATTGCCGCCTTCATCGACTCGGAGATTTTGTATTTCGAGTAAACTTTGCCGGTGTTGGGGGGAAAGCGCCTCCCAAAGATCCATCATTTTATAAAGCCAGCCTAAAAGGTTAATTGGCCCATTTTTGTCATTGCCCCACTCCTGTGAAAGCAAGGGTAAATGGGAGCGATCTTGGAGAACCAAAACTGTAATTTCTTCCTCTGTCCAAGCATCGTGAATTACTGGCAGGTTTCTTTGTAATTGGGGTAAAGCAGATAAATAAGATTGAGCGAGTTTCGGAATTGCCCAAACTTCCACACTATTTGCAAGTTGTTGTGATGGGTTTAAGGAAACGCGGGAAGCGACCACAGCAGCTAAAGGAGAAAGCAGGTAGGGCTTACAATCTAAAACCCGTACCTCAATTTCCGATTCGGCGGCATCTTGGGGGGGCAAGACTTCGAGAAGTTTGTAACGCCGTTGGGGGTCTAAAAATTCTTGTTTAAAAATAGAGGGTGAGGTTGGGGAAGAAACCGGCTCTGTCTCTGATGATTCTACCGGCTCGGTTTGAGGAAGTTGGAATTCTTCGGGTTCGGCAAAACGGGGTTGAAAGACTGTAGGTTGGCCGGTGGTGACAACGGGTAAGTTTAATATTTCGGTGGTTTCTTCGTCTTCAAAATCGCTCGGCTCTTGGGAAGTCTCGGTTTCTACCTCTGGCGGTGCGGTTTCTGCTGTTGGTTCTATGTTGTCGAGTTCCAGTGTCGAGGCCGAAAACGGTTCAACTTCATCGGCATCAGAGACGGCGGGTAATTCTTGAGTGGAGGTGGGTGCCGTATCTAAGGAGATAAAGACCGGCGTAGAGGTAAGGGGGGCCACATCGGGGGCTAACTGCTGGGTAAAGGTGGCCACCGGCGCACCGGAAATTACTGCCAGCCAAACGGTTCCAACCATTTCACCGCAGCTTTGACAGTCGAGAGCGTCTAGCGGCACTTTTGTTTGACAGGTGGGGCAAGTTTTTTGAGTTAGAGAGGTGCCGCACTTTTGACAAAAGTTGTTTGTGATCGGGTTGTGGAAATGACACTGAGGGCAGACAAGCATTTTGGGATGTGTTTTTGCGATTATTGTAACTGCGTTTCAGCCGGGGCATTAAAAAATGCCGTTTTCAGCGGCTTGCTTGGAGCGTGCGAGCCGGTCACGGTTGGCCTTTGTTTTCCTCTGCGTGCACCTTTTTTCTAAAATATGCGGCAATTCGACGGCTGGAATTTCGGCCCCGGAGTGATTAGTTTTTATTGTATCGTTCGAGAGACTCAGCCCCGACTTTTAGGGGAAGTGTTTTGGCGCTTGTTGAGGTTGGGGTTTTTTTTTTGAGAAAATCGCCGCCGACAGGCTTTGAGGGTGCCGGTTTGGATACAAGCTGCTGAAGAAGTTTAATTTCTGCGGGGGTTAAGTCTCGCCACTGTTCAGGTTGCAGGTTTCCTAGTTCTAAGGGGCCAATGGCTACTCGCAGCAGGCGGAGGGTGGGGAAGCCTACGGCGGCGGTCATTCGTCTTACTTGCCGGTTACGGCCTTCGGTGAGGGTGAGTTGCAGCCAAGCTGTGGGGACGTTTTTGCGAAAGCGGATGGGGGGGTTGCGTGGGGGTAATTGGGGTTCGACCGGCAGTATTTCTGCAAGAGCCGGTCTGGTTTGCTGGTTTTGGATGGTTACGCCTTGCCTTAGTTGTTGAAGGGCTGTTTGATCGGGGATGCGTTCTACTTGTACCCAGTAGGTCCGGGGGTGAGCGAAGTTGGGATCGAGTAGTCGGTGTTGGAGTTTGCCGTCGTTGGTTAATAAAAGCAGTCCTTCACTATCAAAATCGAGACGACCGGCAGGGTAGACGGATGGCACCGGCACATAGTCTTTAAGGGTTGGTCGGGGGTTCTGGGGATCGGGTTCTGTAAATTGGCTTAAAACGCCGTAGGGTTTGTAAAAGAGTAAATAACGATAAGACACTTTGGGGATGCCTGAGTTTTTGAGTTGATGGGTTTTAGGTTTCTCCAGAATATCTGGTTTAATAGGTTGTTTGGGTAGGTTTGTGGGAGTTCAGCTATGGGGCTGATGTTGAGATTGTTTAAAAAAAAAGCGCAGATGTTTTGGAGGGGTTAACAACTCTGCGCTTTTGAGTGATGAGGCTGTGTTGATGATTTTTTAGCGAAAAATGTCTTGTTGCTTTGTCATTTGAGGGGTTTGTTTGTTTGTTAAGGCTGGCTGAAGATTAAAGGTTAGGGTTGGTGTTTGGTTTGGTTTGGCGACGCGGGTTGTGTGGTTGCCAGAAGGGGATGACAAGCTCATCAGTAAGTTGAGCAAGAACGTTAGGATAGCGGCTTGTAGTAGTTTTTCGAGCATCGCAGATTACCCTCTGTTTGATGTTTCCTCACTCCTCATTTATGAATGGTCACTGCGAGGGCTTTTGATCCATTCGAGTCTGGTGACGGGGGGATCAAGTGAGGGTTCCCTTTGATGTTGGCTGTTAGGTTTGGGTTTCTGTTTCGGCTGGTTCGAGGGTTGTTGGTTCGGGTGGGTCGGTTTCTGTGGCTGTTTCTTCAGCTTCTGGGATGGGTGAGGGTTCTGTTGCTTTTTCTTCTAGGGCTGGGGTTTCTACGGTTGGAGTTTCTAAGGCTGGAGTTTCTAAGGCTGGGGTTTCTACGGTTGGGGTTTCTACGGTTGGGGTTCCTACGGTTGGGGTTTCTAGGGTTGGGGTTTCTACGGTTGGGGGTTCGGGTTCGGGCGCCGGTGTGGGTTCAGGCGGTGGGTTGAAGGTTGGATCGATTAGGGCGCGGGCCATGCTGGCTGAGAGTTCGCCTTTGAGGAGTTTTGATAGGGTGTCTTGGCCTTTGGGGTCGTAGGTGATGAGTCGGACTGTGTTGTTAAAGGTGTTCTTGATGGGGTTGCCTTGTTCGTCAAGAAATTCGATTTGTACCCAGTTTTTGCCTGGGGTGAAGCCTTTTAAGTAGATGGGGTCCCAGCGATCTAAGATGAAGGTTTCGCCGTTAACGGTGACGCGAATCCGCCAGTCGGCGATTTCATCGTTTAGGTTTTGGTTGGCGACTAAGTGTAGGGGGGCGTTGGTGAGGTAGAAGTCTAGCATGATTGGTTCTGCTCCGTAGCTACCTTGGGGTTGGCTGTAGGTGAGCAGGGGCTGGCTGACTTCGGGGGTGTTTTCAAAGGTTTTGCTGAGGATGTGAAAGGTTGTTTGGGTGTAGGCTCCTTCGTTTTTAAAACTTTCGTACCAGGGAGTTGTGGCAAATAGTCTTAGGGTGTGGGTTCCGGGGGTGATGTTTTCTAGGGTAATGGGTTGGTTGAGGTCATAGATGGGTATGTAGGGTTGGTTGTCGAGGATCAGGTGAAGGTGGGGGCCAAGTCCTAAGTCGGAGTTTTTGAAAACTGGTAAATCTTGGACTTGTAAGCGGACTTTGACGGTTGTATCTGCTAGGATTTCTTCGGGTTTTGGACTTAAAATGGCCACTTGAGGGCGATAAATATTGAGGTTGTCTCGCAGTTGTTGGATGAGTGGGGGTGGGGAAACTTCGGATATTTTTGGTGCTGATTGAGTTAATGTGTCGCTTTGTTGGTTGAGCCGGTCTGGTGGTTCATTTCGATTGCCACAGCTAACTAAACTGATAGTTAAAATAAGTGCGATTAATGTTGAGAGTGCTGCGAGTGCAGTGCCCCGCCAGTTGATGATAAACACGCAGGCGATCCTCCTTATGCGAGTGATTGAATTTTTTAATTGAATCCTAGGGAAAGATTCAATGATGTGAGGGGTAGTGGTTTGGTTCGTAATGAGACTAATAACCATATTCCCAGGTCTTGGCGCTTTAGAAAACGTTGTGAGGAGCGTGGTTTGAGTTAACGAGACTAGGGGTAGTAATGCTTACCTTTCAACGACTTTATGTAACGGTTTGTTGAGTTTTGTTACGTTAAAGGGTTTACCTCTTGACTTTTGGCGAATGTTTGGATGTCTAAGGAAGATAGCATCAAGGGTCTGGGTTTTTGAATTATTGTTAAGTAAATAGAAACTCTTGTCGAAGGTAGGCATATAATGCTTCAACAGCAGCCACCCGATAAGGTTGAATGTCCCTGTCCAAATAATTATTTGGATTTATAATGGATGTTGCCTGCCGAAACTTGATAGGGAAGAGCAGCAAGAGCAAAAAGCGAAAATGTTCGCGCAAAGCGATAGCTTGCACTAAACTATAAAAGTTAAGAAGCCTGCCTGAAGTTTCTCTAAGAGCCGGTGTCCTACTTAACAAAAGATGGATTGCCGAGCAAGAAACTTTTATCGGGAATCAAAGCTTAACGGATAAATTAATTTATCCGATGGGGGCAACCCCATAAACCAATGAGTTGAAAGAAATTTCAGGTTATTGGAATGTATTTTCTCGTTCCTTGTCTCGAGAGAGGAGAGTCTCCATGACGATAAGCCCTCCGGAGCGAGAGGCAAAAGTCAAGGTTGTTGTTGATAAAGACCCCGTTCCTACTTCTTTTGAAAAGTGGGGCAAACCCGGTCATTTTGATCGCACCTTGGCTCGCGGGCCAAAGACCACAACGTGGATCTGGAACCTGCACGCCAACGCTCACGATTTCGACAGTCATACCAGTGACTTAGAAGATGTATCGCGCAAAATTTTTAGCGCACACTTCGGCCACTTAGCAGTTATCTTCATTTGGATAAGTGGTGCTTATTTTCACGGCGCTAAGTTCTCGAATTATGAGGCTTGGCTGACGAACCCGACGGGCATTAAACCTAGTGCTCAAGTGGTTTGGCCGATTGTTGGACAAGAAATTTTAAATGCTGACGTGGGCGGCGGTTTCCATGGGATTCAGATCACTTCGGGTCTGTTCCAATGGTGGCGAGCCAACGGCATAACAAACTCCTACCAGCTTTATGTAACCGCGATTGGTGGCTTGGTGATGGCAGCTTTGATGCTGTTCGCCGGCTGGTTCCACTATCACAAACGCGCTCCTAAATTGGAGTGGTTCCAGAATGTGGAATCGATGATGAATCACCACTTGGCAGGTTTGCTGGGTCTAGGCTGCTTAGGTTACGCAGGGCAACAAATTCACGTTTCTCTGCCGATCAATGCTTGCATGGACGCAATTGATGCGGGCAAACCGCTGACGCTGGGAGGTAAGGTAATCGCCTCGATTTCAGACATTCCGCTGCCCCATGAGTTCATTTTGAACCCCAGCTTGATGTCTGAACTGTATCCCAAGGTTGATTGGGGAATTATGAAGGGTGTAATGCCTTTCTTTACCCTCAATTGGAGTCAATACACTGACTTCTTAACCTTTAAGGGCGGTTTGAACCCGGTTACAGGCGGTTTGTGGCTAACTGATACAGCCCACCACCACTTGGCTTTGGCAGTGCTGTTTATCGTTGCCGGCCATATGTATCGGACAAACTGGGGCATCGGCCACAGTATGAAGGAAATCTTGGACAACCACAAAGGCCCGTTCACGGGAGAAGGCCACAAGGGTTTATACGATATCCTGACAACTTCTTGGCACGCCCAATTGGCGATTAACTTGGCAATGATGGGTTCATTGAGCATCATCGTGGCTCACCACATGTACTCGATGCCTCCCTATCCTTACATCGCCACAGACTACCCCACGCAGTTGTCGTTGTTTACCCACCATATGTGGATTGGCGGCTTCTTAATTGTGGGTGCCGGTGCTCACGGCGCGATCTTCATGGTGCGTGATTATGATCCAGCGAAGAACGTCAATAACTTGCTGGATCGGATGATCCGTCACCGCGACGCAATTATCTCTCACCTGAACTGGGTGTGTATGTTCCTGGGCTTCCACAGCTTCGGGCTATACGTCCACAACGATACGATGCGGGCTTTTGGCCGTCCGCAAGATATGTTCTCGGATACCGGTATTCAGCTACAGCCGGTGTTCGCACAGTGGGTACAAAATATC
Coding sequences:
- a CDS encoding cation-translocating P-type ATPase — protein: MAISIKTPFKTEPAKQPNLNQTEIITLDVSGMRCAGCVKAVERQLTQQTGVLSANVNLAMQIARVEVHTGTIDPTNLAATLTQNGFQSYPRLSNSHTSQTETKNRTRKEIQKQIYQLITAGFLILLSGISHLQSIGLNIPFFHNIWFHWGLATLTLLGPGRSIWLDGAKAIWRKAPNMNTLVGLGATGSYLASCIALLFPSLGWECFFDEPVMLLGFILLGRTLEATARRRANSAIESLLNLQPPTARLITNPSQTSTQETLEIPIDRIRVGEWVQVLSGEKIPVDGQVVAGTSTVNESMLTGESLPILKQPGSTVTAGTLNQGSPLTIVATHTGTDTVLAQIIQLVEEAQTRKAPVQKLADTVAGYFTYAVMATASLTFLFWELAGTKIWPQVLHHATQINASHTHPTLDNSPLLLSLKLAIAVLVIACPCALGLATPTAILVGTGTGAERGLLIRGGDVLEKIHQVDTVIFDKTGTLTTGQFTVTDIWPVHPHLDDLIPSPEFIENLKNLPTANLSFLPTPENLKLLQLAATVESGANHPLAQAILDTARNLQIPLLNAVDFSEQAGFGVAAFVEQKPVILGTAAWLTKHGVSISSQTEKNAENLAKQGKTVVYLAVGSECTGLIACSDQLRSDAKTTVDSLKQMGLAVMLLSGDRLEVALQLALQLGLTPAEVKAGIRPDGKAAVIENLQTQGRRVVMVGDGINDAPALAAAHVGIALHSGTGVAVDTAGIVLVRDCLMDVVQSIQLSRRTLIKIRQNLFWALIYNILAIPVAAGVLLPMFGFSLSPSVAGALMAFSSVSVVSNSLFLRSN
- a CDS encoding DUF4327 family protein encodes the protein MSQQVVHPMEKFQRQVRSLVEKKILKPTDSLWKISLLYGDEWPYWKNELQEFDFSMQDPVSMLLAVETWEDEE
- a CDS encoding serine/threonine-protein kinase, with the translated sequence MGRVRTLTLLDRPTQKVIQQWHFDNEPVIRIGRSPDNQVVIDDLLVSRFHAELRLTEDDKWLLVNHGTNGTFINGNRVSQSVVSDGILIELAKGGPILRLEISSPGCTHSGNPPGNLFCIHCGAPVKVERTIHQYLILRTLGKGGMGTTYLACERPTTKGKPPQLLVVKEMNADMAKIAKARELFEREARILQGLNHAGIPKFFDFFVEENKKYLAMELIHGQDLERKIYERGPVLPAIAIEWMIQTCEVLDYIHSQIPPIIHRDIKPANLMVRHIDNRVVVLDFGAVKEIGTPLGTRIGAPDYSAPEQNRGQPLTQSDLYAIGPTLIFLLTGQSPHQYYGRREQEYRFNVEKVPTITPQLRSVIDRVTEPKPSNRYQTARELSKALAACL
- a CDS encoding serine/threonine phosphatase, which gives rise to MLVCPQCHFHNPITNNFCQKCGTSLTQKTCPTCQTKVPLDALDCQSCGEMVGTVWLAVISGAPVATFTQQLAPDVAPLTSTPVFISLDTAPTSTQELPAVSDADEVEPFSASTLELDNIEPTAETAPPEVETETSQEPSDFEDEETTEILNLPVVTTGQPTVFQPRFAEPEEFQLPQTEPVESSETEPVSSPTSPSIFKQEFLDPQRRYKLLEVLPPQDAAESEIEVRVLDCKPYLLSPLAAVVASRVSLNPSQQLANSVEVWAIPKLAQSYLSALPQLQRNLPVIHDAWTEEEITVLVLQDRSHLPLLSQEWGNDKNGPINLLGWLYKMMDLWEALSPQHRQSLLEIQNLRVDEGGNLCLQRLYPEKPHTVLTLQELGGLWEWFFQQSQRTQLGSVTALLADMTEGKVQDIDTLREGLDAISDELEHTAPLAIDPDDDLDDDMPTIILPLQVVSIESAGATDIGKQRDHNEDFFGIETLINTLQTPQKRNIHARCLYILCDGMGGHAGGEVASAMATETLRGYFQGQCGDQFPSEAEISLGVKQANQAIYEINQKEMSSGSGRMGTTLVLALVQDSQLAVAHVGDSRLYSLTRRHGLKQLTVDHEVGQREIKRGVDAQTAYSRPDAYQLTQALGPRGEDFVHPDVQFFELQEDTLLLLASDGLTDNDLLEQHWQTHLQPYLSPDTSLETGVRQLIDLANQYNGHDNITAILIRARVQPGKA
- a CDS encoding pseudouridine synthase, which encodes MSYRYLLFYKPYGVLSQFTEPDPQNPRPTLKDYVPVPSVYPAGRLDFDSEGLLLLTNDGKLQHRLLDPNFAHPRTYWVQVERIPDQTALQQLRQGVTIQNQQTRPALAEILPVEPQLPPRNPPIRFRKNVPTAWLQLTLTEGRNRQVRRMTAAVGFPTLRLLRVAIGPLELGNLQPEQWRDLTPAEIKLLQQLVSKPAPSKPVGGDFLKKKTPTSTSAKTLPLKVGAESLERYNKN
- the psaA gene encoding photosystem I core protein PsaA, coding for MTISPPEREAKVKVVVDKDPVPTSFEKWGKPGHFDRTLARGPKTTTWIWNLHANAHDFDSHTSDLEDVSRKIFSAHFGHLAVIFIWISGAYFHGAKFSNYEAWLTNPTGIKPSAQVVWPIVGQEILNADVGGGFHGIQITSGLFQWWRANGITNSYQLYVTAIGGLVMAALMLFAGWFHYHKRAPKLEWFQNVESMMNHHLAGLLGLGCLGYAGQQIHVSLPINACMDAIDAGKPLTLGGKVIASISDIPLPHEFILNPSLMSELYPKVDWGIMKGVMPFFTLNWSQYTDFLTFKGGLNPVTGGLWLTDTAHHHLALAVLFIVAGHMYRTNWGIGHSMKEILDNHKGPFTGEGHKGLYDILTTSWHAQLAINLAMMGSLSIIVAHHMYSMPPYPYIATDYPTQLSLFTHHMWIGGFLIVGAGAHGAIFMVRDYDPAKNVNNLLDRMIRHRDAIISHLNWVCMFLGFHSFGLYVHNDTMRAFGRPQDMFSDTGIQLQPVFAQWVQNIHTLAAGNTAPNALAPASYVFGGDVVAVGGKVAIMPIALGTADFMIHHIHAFTIHVTVLILLKGVLFARNSRLIPDKANLGFRFPCDGPGRGGTCQVSGWDHVFLGLFWMYNSISIVIFHFSWKMQSDVWGTVEPDGSISHITGGNFAQSAITINGWLRDFLWAQASQVIQSYGSALSAYGLLFLGAHFVWAFSLMFLFSGRGYWQELIESIVWAHNKLKVAPSIQPRALSITQGRAVGVAHYLLGGIATTWAFFLARIISVSG